A DNA window from Mesorhizobium sp. C432A contains the following coding sequences:
- a CDS encoding NAD(P)-dependent alcohol dehydrogenase, with product MRSYRLEGFGGTESLAMRDEARTEPKPHEIVVRVRAASLNRRDTMILGGTYPLPPRQGIVPLSDGAGDVVAIGDAATRFAVGDRVTGSYFARWIDGRINAGLIDQLGCTLDGMLTEFAVLDEQWAARLPDHLSWHEAATLTCAGVTAWNAVTGTRIPKPGQWVFTIGSGGVSLFALQFAKLLGCRVVAITSRAEKADRLRALGADLVVSSTDIPEWGGWAREQTGGIDLVVETGGPATFAQSLIASTLYGHIVLLTLQDASGRSIEMPAALYQRSLVTISRLFVGSRSNLEAMLRAVSQHRLKPVIDRVFPFAEAPEAYRHFQQGDVFGKVVIDCA from the coding sequence ATGCGCAGCTACCGTCTTGAAGGGTTTGGTGGAACCGAATCCCTGGCGATGCGCGACGAGGCGCGGACGGAACCGAAACCGCATGAGATCGTGGTGCGAGTCCGCGCCGCCTCGCTCAATCGGCGCGACACGATGATCCTTGGCGGCACCTATCCGTTGCCGCCGCGGCAAGGCATCGTGCCGCTGAGCGACGGCGCCGGTGACGTCGTCGCAATCGGCGATGCCGCTACCCGTTTTGCCGTCGGCGACCGCGTCACCGGCAGCTACTTCGCCCGCTGGATCGATGGCCGCATCAATGCCGGTCTGATCGACCAGCTCGGCTGTACGCTGGACGGCATGCTGACTGAGTTTGCCGTGCTCGACGAACAATGGGCGGCGCGACTGCCCGATCATCTGAGCTGGCACGAAGCGGCGACGCTGACCTGCGCCGGCGTGACGGCCTGGAACGCGGTGACCGGGACCCGGATTCCGAAGCCTGGTCAATGGGTTTTCACCATCGGTTCGGGTGGCGTTTCGCTGTTTGCTCTGCAGTTCGCCAAGTTGCTCGGCTGCCGGGTTGTCGCCATCACATCGCGCGCGGAGAAGGCCGACAGGCTGCGGGCGCTGGGCGCCGACCTCGTTGTCTCCAGCACCGACATACCGGAATGGGGCGGCTGGGCGCGCGAGCAGACAGGCGGCATCGACCTCGTCGTCGAAACCGGCGGCCCGGCCACCTTCGCGCAGTCGCTGATTGCCAGCACGCTTTATGGACACATCGTGCTGCTGACGCTGCAGGACGCTAGTGGCAGATCGATCGAGATGCCGGCAGCGCTTTATCAGCGCAGCCTCGTCACCATCAGCCGCCTGTTCGTCGGCAGCCGCAGCAATCTCGAAGCCATGCTGCGCGCCGTGTCGCAGCATCGCCTCAAGCCCGTTATCGACAGGGTCTTCCCCTTTGCCGAAGCCCCCGAAGCGTACCGCCACTTCCAGCAGGGCGACGTGTTCGGGAAGGTTGTCATCGACTGCGCCTGA
- a CDS encoding OsmC family peroxiredoxin, translating into MTIREASAEWQGTLKEGGGRLRLGSGVFEGAYSFPSRFENGPGTNPEELIGAAHAGCFSMALTFILGQEGHVARTIRTVAKVHLGATAAGPTITRIELETEAEIPGLQPAEFQRMAETAKTTCLVSRALAGVTTITLKAELAATTATEQ; encoded by the coding sequence ATGACCATCCGTGAAGCTTCCGCAGAATGGCAAGGCACACTGAAGGAAGGCGGCGGCCGTCTGCGGCTTGGCAGCGGCGTCTTCGAAGGCGCCTATTCCTTTCCGTCGCGGTTCGAGAACGGTCCGGGCACCAATCCCGAAGAGCTGATCGGGGCAGCACATGCCGGCTGCTTCTCGATGGCGCTGACCTTCATCCTCGGCCAGGAAGGCCACGTCGCCCGCACCATCCGCACCGTCGCCAAGGTGCATCTCGGCGCGACCGCCGCCGGGCCGACGATCACCCGCATCGAGCTCGAAACGGAAGCAGAGATTCCCGGCCTTCAGCCTGCCGAATTCCAGCGTATGGCGGAGACGGCGAAGACGACCTGCCTTGTCTCCCGCGCTTTGGCCGGCGTTACAACCATCACCCTCAAGGCCGAGCTGGCCGCCACCACTGCCACGGAACAATGA
- a CDS encoding nuclear transport factor 2 family protein: MSQDSITSIHPGDHSSQTAEIMRRFNDVFQLHDPSALAELVAQDCVIENTVPAPDGARHAGKEACIDLWSAIATQPGTRFDLEETFVAGERATIRWRYFMAGGNSIRGVNLMRVADGLIVEAMGYVKG; encoded by the coding sequence ATGAGCCAGGACAGCATCACGAGCATTCATCCGGGCGACCACTCTAGCCAGACGGCCGAGATCATGCGTCGCTTCAACGATGTGTTCCAGTTGCACGATCCGTCCGCGCTTGCCGAGTTGGTGGCGCAGGATTGCGTTATCGAAAACACCGTGCCGGCGCCGGACGGCGCCCGCCATGCCGGCAAAGAGGCATGCATTGACCTATGGTCGGCGATCGCCACCCAGCCCGGCACGCGCTTCGACCTCGAGGAAACCTTCGTCGCCGGCGAACGGGCGACGATCCGCTGGCGCTACTTCATGGCCGGCGGCAACTCCATCCGCGGCGTCAATCTGATGCGCGTCGCGGATGGGCTGATCGTCGAGGCGATGGGTTACGTCAAGGGATAG
- a CDS encoding AraC family transcriptional regulator, protein MLTKLSELMFVDVLRRYLESLPPQTTGWLAGLRDPNLARALALIHDRPAHNWTVEALAKDSALSRSVLAERFTRLVGMPPMHYLAKWRMQIASELLSAGTSNMASIAAEIGYESEAAFSRAFKKMIGLPPSAWRLGIRTGSGTDEE, encoded by the coding sequence GTGCTCACCAAACTGAGCGAACTGATGTTTGTCGACGTGTTGCGCCGTTACTTGGAATCGCTGCCGCCACAAACCACGGGATGGCTGGCTGGCCTGCGCGATCCAAACCTGGCGAGGGCACTGGCGCTGATCCACGACCGGCCGGCGCATAACTGGACGGTGGAGGCGCTGGCGAAGGACTCCGCGCTGTCGCGCAGCGTGCTCGCCGAACGCTTCACCAGGCTGGTCGGCATGCCGCCAATGCATTATCTCGCCAAATGGCGCATGCAGATCGCCTCGGAGCTGCTCAGCGCCGGCACCAGCAACATGGCCAGCATTGCCGCTGAAATCGGCTACGAATCCGAGGCAGCGTTCAGCCGCGCCTTCAAGAAGATGATCGGCCTTCCGCCCTCGGCCTGGCGTCTAGGCATCCGGACCGGATCCGGAACCGACGAAGAGTAG
- a CDS encoding LysE family translocator, producing the protein MSIEFLLTSLIVVASPGTGVLYTLSAGLSRGARASITAAFGCTLGIIPHMAAAITGLAALLHTSAVAFETLKYLGVAYLLYMAWNTLNEKGGLSVDENAAPRSAAKVITSGILINILNPKLSIFFFAFLPQFVSTTEPNAFAKMLELSSVFMLLTFVVFVAYGIFAASIRSHVVSRPMVLTWMRRTFAGAFVMLGAKLALADR; encoded by the coding sequence ATGAGCATCGAATTTCTGTTGACGTCGCTGATCGTTGTGGCTTCGCCCGGCACCGGCGTTCTCTACACGCTGAGCGCCGGGCTTTCGCGAGGCGCGCGCGCCTCGATCACTGCTGCATTCGGCTGCACGCTTGGCATCATCCCGCATATGGCCGCCGCCATCACCGGCTTGGCGGCGCTGCTGCACACAAGTGCTGTCGCCTTCGAGACGCTGAAATATCTCGGCGTCGCCTATCTCCTCTACATGGCCTGGAACACGCTGAACGAGAAGGGCGGCCTGAGCGTCGATGAAAACGCGGCACCCCGCTCGGCAGCCAAGGTCATCACCTCCGGTATCCTGATCAACATCCTGAACCCGAAGCTGTCGATCTTCTTCTTTGCCTTCCTGCCGCAATTCGTCAGCACGACCGAACCGAACGCATTTGCCAAGATGCTCGAACTCTCGAGCGTCTTCATGCTACTGACCTTCGTCGTCTTCGTCGCTTACGGCATCTTTGCGGCCTCGATCCGCAGCCATGTCGTGTCGCGGCCGATGGTGCTGACCTGGATGCGCCGCACCTTCGCCGGCGCCTTTGTCATGCTTGGCGCCAAGCTGGCGCTGGCTGATCGATAG
- a CDS encoding YkgJ family cysteine cluster protein — MSGDEDAGAAAIFDCQSCGACCSYSAEWPRFSTEDDAQLDRIPEKFVSADLSGMRCEGVRCSALTGEIGKHTACGIYEIRPDVCHACMPGGDDCLMARKAHGMPTI; from the coding sequence TTGTCTGGCGACGAGGACGCCGGCGCGGCCGCAATCTTCGATTGCCAGAGCTGCGGCGCCTGCTGCTCCTACTCGGCCGAATGGCCGCGCTTCTCGACCGAGGACGATGCGCAACTTGACCGGATTCCGGAAAAGTTCGTGTCCGCCGACCTGTCCGGCATGCGCTGCGAGGGCGTGCGCTGTTCGGCGCTTACGGGCGAGATCGGCAAGCACACGGCCTGCGGCATCTACGAGATCCGCCCGGACGTCTGCCACGCCTGCATGCCTGGCGGCGACGATTGCCTGATGGCGCGCAAGGCGCACGGGATGCCAACGATCTAG